GCTTATACCGGTGCTTCTTCACTGGTCTGTGCCTCAGCTGCTGCTCAGGCTGAGGTCTGTCATCTGGACGCATCAAAATCTGCCGTAAACTGGGCAAGAGTAAATAGAGAAAAATCAGGTCTGCCTGAAGATGCAGTGCGTTTTATAGTCGATGATATTTCTGTATTTCTTGAAAGAGAAAAACGACGTGGGAACAGTTACAGCGGTATGATTCTTGATCCTCCCGCATTTGGACGGGCCAAGGGTGGAAAAACATGGATTCTGAAACGGGATCTTCCAAAGCTGATGAATCTCTGCAAAGATGTCCTTGATGATGACCCCCGATTTTTTCTTCTATCCTGTCATGATCCTGAATTCTCAAAGCAGGACCTTGCGGGCCTTACGGCTTCAGTTCTTGGAGTTGGAGAATCGGATATTGAGACTTTGGATCTGACACTTCCTTCTGAGAAGGGAAATCCCATGCCCAACGGTATTGCCGCGCGCTGGTATAAGTGTTGAGGCATGTTGTTTTATTGAGCTGTCCTGTTGAGTAGAACAAAAGAAGTTCCCTTATGCTGTCCTACATGAGTTTCAACATCAAAAACATCTCTTATATTATCTGAACTCAGTACTTCCTCCACAGCCCCGCTGTGGCAGATATGCCCGTTTTTGAGCATTTCAAGGCGGTCGGCAAAATTCATTACAAGATTAAGATCATGTGCACTCAAAAGCACGGAGATTCCTTTCTCTGCAGCTATTTTTTTCAGCAGCTCAAGAACATCGAGCTGATGGCGTAAATCCAGATTACTTGTGGGCTCATCCATCATCAGAATAGAGGGTTCCTGAACCAGAGCACGGGCTATCAGTACTTTCTGCTTCTGCCCTCCCGACAGTTCATCGTAGGGGCGGAAGCAGAGATCTTCCAGACCCATCTGATCCAGAACAGAAAACACTTTTGACCTGTCCTTTTGACTGACTCCCCACTGAAGGTAGGGACGACGGCCCATCAGGACTACATCAAACACTCTGAACTGCATGCTGGACGGGATACTCTGAGGAACATAGCTCATAAGCCTGGCCCTCTCTTTCAGGCTCATACTGCTCAGGGACTGTCCCCCGAATTCCATGGTTCCCGAAGAGGGATTTAAAATGCCGTTGATACATTTCAGAACCGTGGTTTTACCGCTGCCGTTCTGTCCGATCAGAGCTGACAATTTGCCCGGCTGCAGTTCCAGAGATATATCATCCAGTACCTGGGGGCCTCTTTTATAGTGGAAACTCAATCCCTTTACCTGAAGACTCATGAGATGCTCCCTTTCCTGCGTGTGAGCAGAATATATATGAAGAAGGGAACACCTATAAAAGATGTCATTATTCCTAGTGGAATCTCTGAGGGTGGAATCAGGTTTCTTGAGAGTGTATCCGCAGCTAGAAGAAGGAGTGCTCCCGATATGGAGGAAGAGGGCAGCAGGAAGCGGTGATCACCTCCTGTAAGCATTCTTGTCATATGGGGGGCAACCAGTCCGATAAATCCTATGACTCCTGTAAAGCTGATTATTGAAGCCGTAAGAAGAGCAGATATCACCATGGAAACAACTGTGACCCTGTTAACATTGATGCCCATGGTCAGGGCGGAGTCACTCCCTGATGCCATGGCGTTGAAGTCCCAGGCTGAGAGCATCAGCAGCGGGGAGCTTATAAGAAAGACAACACCCATAACAGATACCTGAAGCCAGGAACTCCCGGACAGACTTCCCATCATCCAGAAGACCACAGCACTGAGCTGTTCTGCAGTGGCAATGTACTGAAGAAATGAAGTCATGGATGAAAAAAGATACATAACAGCAATTCCCGATAGAATTAATGTCTCAGGACTCAGTCCTCTTACTCTGGCAAGGAAAAAGACCAGAACGAATGCTGCCAGGGCAAATATAAAGGCATTGCTGATTATAATCAGATGTGAGTTACTGCCGATACCTATCCCCAGCACTATGGCGAGGGATGCACCAAATCCTGCGGCACTTGAAATACCCAGAGTGAAGGGACTGGCCAGAGGATTTCTCAGGATGCCCTGCATGACTGCTCCTGCCAGGCCGAGTCCGGCTCCAGCCAGAAGAGCAGCACAGACTCTGGGCAGACGAATCTCCCATATTACCGTTTTAATAAAACTGTCATTGGATTCAGGATTGAAGAGAGCTCCCAAAGCTTCTGATACGGAGATGCTTGCCGCACCGTGACTCAATGAATAGAGAGTCAGAACAAAAAGGAGTATAACAGCCGCGATCAGAAAAAAAACTTTTCTGAAAACGATCTGTCTGTATTGCTGCTCAAGGCCGGATTCAGGGGTAAACAAAGATTTCCTTCGTCTTTTCCCACTCTTCAGAGCCGAAATAAGTATCAATAATATTCTTATGAACTCCCTCGGGATCAATTTCATCGGCATAGTCGGGATAGAACCACGATGCCATATAAGCCAGAGCTGCCGGATAACGTAAAAGAAGAGTCAGGTCAGATTTCATAATATGAACTCTGTTATTGACCACTGCATTGACTCTGCCTATCCCTGTTCTGTTAACAAGTAAATCAAGCATGACCTGCATATCTTCAACAGATCCATCACCGCTCATTCTTCTGATTATTACATCTGGATTCTGTTCCAGTACATATTCTATGGATAGGTGAGGAGAACTGACCGGTTCATCGGCAGCGATATTGATTCCACCTGCGGCTGCCAGGGGGATATGATTCCCACTCCTGGCAGAGACCGATGAGTAAGGTTTTCTATTCTCATAAAAGACCCTTACTCCGCTGTTTTGAGCTGCCTGTGCCCGGGCTACAATATCTGTTATTTTCTTTTCTCTTGTTATCATGTCATCAACCATGCGCTTTGCCTGTACAGAACTTCCTGTCAGCGCTCCTACATTCAGAATCGTATGTTCAAATGCCCTGGGGTCACTTGTTTTAAAGATTGCAACAGGAATACCCAGAGAACGGAATTTATTAAAAGCGGTTTCAGGCATCATGTTATCTGCCAGAATCAGATCCGGATGTTTTTCAAGAATCAATTCAATATTAGGACGAGAAGAATTTTCAGCAACAACATAGATATCTTTCAGATAAGAGGGAAATGTTGAGTTACTGTCTCTTCCAACAATTGAATCTCCCTTGCCCAGGGCGGCAAGAAGTACAGAAAGACCCGAATTGGTACAGATGATCCTGTCTGTACCGGCGGGTAGGGGAACCTGATTACCCATGGAGTCTTCGATATATACAGTCTCAGGAATCTCTTTCTCTACTTCTATATCATTTACAGTATCTTTTACTCCCATTGCAGCCGCAGGAAAAATTATGATCATGCTGAGGCATATTAGAATCAATTGTTTTAGTACTTTGGTCATTTTCTTTCCTCCGGATCAGCAATAAAGCTGATTAAGCATCCACCGATTTATCGGGAGATGCTGCACTTCTCTAGGGTATAAAAGAAATCAGAACTGGCTGAGTATTCTTTTGGTGTTACCAATATAGATTTCCTGAATTGCAGGATTACTGGCCATACCGTCTGCGGCACTGGCTTCCATTCCGAGTATGGTTTTCCATGAATCTTCTTCATCACCCATAACATCATTGGTAATATGGTCCCCGTAGGTCAGCATCAAAGGTATGAATTTCACTTTCTTTGCTCCGCTGGCTTCAACCTGCAGAATAAGTTCATCACCGAAAAGGGGAGATCCTTCAACTGTTGCCACGCGTACATGATCATAGTTCTGAGACAGGTAATCATCCATCTGAATCAGCTCGGAATTGAACTCGGGATGATGATCATTTCCATGTGCAGAAAGGATGGTGAACGTATCGGAATCTCCGAATTCACCGGAAAGAGCGCTTGCGGTGTTCTGTATGTCTTCGGGATTGAAGAACAGTGAGTGTCCGTATTTCACATTCAGACCTTCAGTTCTTGTGTTAATAACTTCTCTATATTCAGCTCCTACCATAACCATAACGGTCTGAACTGCCACATCCCTGATATTGTTCTCTCTGAACATATCCATGGCTTCATCCATGGTGTAAAAACTTGCTTCCCGTGCAAAAATAGTGGTTTGACCGGCTTTTCTAAGTTTTTTGACAATAAATGAGGCGGTAAAGGCCCAGTAGATGTCATTGTCAGGGAACGCTTGTCTGTAAGCTGTATCCAGATCTTCAAGGTTGTTCTGCCCGGATTCATAGCTGCTGCCGAAGGCGGCAAGAAGAATCGCAGGCTTGTCCTGAGACTTTGCTGAATCTGATTTGACTCCGGCGGTGCCGGCACAGGAAACAATTGACAACAAAACTGCTGCCGCCAAAAGTGTGTTAAGTGATTTTTTCATTCTAAGCTCCTGAAAATTAAATTAGGAACTTCGAAGTCGGGGGTAGGGGAATGGATCAGATTCCGTACTACTCTTTCCTCGAAGAGCCGATACGACGAAACTAATTGTTTCATCCTCCAATGCAGGTCTCCTGACTTACAGGTCAATGTTTTTTGCCTTCCCGGATAAATATTTCTTTACCCAGTGACTTTCAAATAAAAACACACCCCTGATTACAGTGACGGGATCGCTCCGGATTCTAACCGGATTCCCATTTAAGCCAAGTTCCTTGCGGAACATACAGCACATCAGATTTGAACCAATCTTACAGCAGCTGCTGATAAACGATCAATAGATAATTTTTCACAATTTTTGTAATTTCTAATGATTATTTGATTTATTATTGACAATTTCGGACGCAAGTCTTCAGTATAGAGCCCTGATAACAAAGAAATTTTATCTACTGAACACATCAGGATTTTATAGGAGAGCGGGGAATGGAAGCTTATGTACAGGTCTATACGGGAGACGGTAAGGGTAAGACTACCGCATCTCTCGGCCTCACTCTCAGGGCACTGGGTGCGGGATATTCAGTGTTTTTCGGCCAATTCCTCAAAAACGGTGATTACAGTGAAATAAAAATGCTCAGGAAGATGAAGACTGTTCTGGAAGAGGGACAGATTCTTGAACTTGAACAGTATGGAGAACCCCGCTTTATCAAGCAGAAGCCGAGACAGGAAGATATTGAATCTGCTTTGAAGGGCTGGGAATCTATAAAAAAAGCACTTCATTCAGGCATATATGATCTTGTCATTGCAGAAGAGATAAATGTTGCACTCCATCTTGGAATGATCCCTCTCGAAGAAGTCCTTGAAGAGATAAAAAATAAAGAGTGTTCTGTCGAGTTTGTTCTCACAGGACGCTATGCTCATGATGATATCTGTGAAGCCGCAGATCTGGTAAGTGAGATACAGGAAGTCAAACATTATTATCAGGCCGGTGTGACCGCAAGAGTCGGAATTGAAAAATAAAACTGACTCTCCCCCGGCTACGATGAAGGGATTCATGGTCGCCGGCACTCACAGCGGCTGCGGTAAAAGTACTGTTGCCATGGGGCTGAACCGTCTGCTCAGCAGGCAGGGTTACAGGCTTCAGCCATGGAAGTGCGGACCAGATTATATCGACCCCGGATTTCACAGTATTGCAGCCGGACGAAATTGTCGAAACCTTGATACCAGGTTAATGAATATCAATGTGATTAAAGAGCTTTTTTCATATCATGGAGGATCTTCAGATTTCTCTTTGGTGGAAGGAGTTATGGGGTATTATGATGGTGACTCCGGACGCTTTATTGAAGGCAGCTCCTACCATCTTTCCAAGGTCCTTGGACTGCCTGTTTTTCTGGTTCTGGATGTACGTGCCATGGCACAGAGCGCAGGGGCTCTGGCAGCAGGTTTCAGCACATATAGGGATGATGCTCCCATCGCCGGATTTATACTTAACAGAACAGGATCAGAACGTCATTCAGGGATGGTCCGGGATGCAGTTGAAGAAGCAACGGGGAAGCCTGTCATAGGCTGTCTTCCCAGGCAGGATGATATTTCTCTCCCGGAACGTCATCTTGGTCTTGTTCTGGCTGAAGAACAGAGGGACGACCTCTGTGAAACACTGGATAAAATAGCCGATTCTCTGGAAAAAAATCTGGATATGGAGAAACTACTTTCTTTGTCATTCATCAGGAGCACAGCTTCAGACAGTATTGTATCCGGCCGGGAAAATAAGCCCGTATACCTCCCCGGGATTTCTAAAAAAAGTGACAATCCTGTCATTGCTGTAGCAAAAGACAAGGCCTTTGCCTTCTATTATCAGGATAATCTGGATCTCCTTGAAAACAGGGGTGCCCGGCTTGCCTATTTTTCTCCTGTTTCTGATAAATCCCTTCCCCAAGGGACAGCCGCTGTCTATTTCGGAGGGGGGTACCCCGAGCTTTTTGCCCGGGAGCTTTCAGAAAATAAGGATATGCTGGGATCCGTTCGTCAGGCTGCATCAGAGGGAATGCCCATCTACGGAGAGTGCGGCGGCTATATGTATCTGGCCGAAAGTCTCAGGTGCCGGGACGGTTCACTTTGGCCGATGGCAGGTCTTCTGCCTGGGAAAATCAGTATGAGCGGAGGGCTTCGTGCTCTGGGTTACGGAGATGTCCGCTGGCTGCGAGATACCTTTCTGGCAGATAAGGGGACAGTCATACCGGGGCATCTCTTTCACTGGTCCTCCCTTGAGGAAGAGTTGAAGGAAGAGCTGAAGGAAGAAGCTCTTTTTGAGATGGATCGACGGGGATCCCTTATGAATGAAGGTTTTATGCAGAAAAATGTGCTGGCAAGCTATGTCCATTTTCATTTTGCCAGCAGACCCGATCTAGCTCTCCGCTTTGTAGAGGCGGCACAGTCTTATTCAAAAAAGAATAAATTATCATGAGGAGTAAATCATGAGTCAGAATACAGATAATAAAATCAGAGACAGACAGTATATCGAACCGGCTGAAATCTACCGCCGAAGTTTCTCACTGATCCGCGATGCTTTCGGGGAGAGATGGCCCGAAGGCCCGGAGCAGGAAATCATTAAGAGAATTGCCCATACTACCGCTGATGTTGATTATGCACTGACCTTCCAGCTCAGTGATGATGCTCTCGAAAAGGGTGTTCAGGCTATCAGGGCCGGCAAGGGAATTGTTACGGATGTCTCTATGGTGACTGCAGGGATAAGAAAGGAAGCTCCCGCCCGTTTCGGCTGTGAAATCCGCTGTCTTCTCTACAATGAGGGAATCGCAGAGGAAGCCGCTAAAAGAGGAACAACCAAGGCGGCAGTGGCAATTGGAAAAGCTGCGCCTTACTATGACGGTGGAATTGTTGCCATCGGAAATGCACCTACTGCTCTTTTTGAGCTTATTGATCTAATTAAAGCCGGAAAAGCTGCTCCTGCCCTGATTGTGGGTGTACCTGTGGGCTTTGTGGGTGCCGCTGAATCCAAAAAAGAGCTTATTGAGTCGGGTATCCCCTTTATCTCCAATCCCTGTAAACGGGGAGGCAGTCCCATAGCAGCCACCATAGTCAACGGGCTTTTTACACTGGCTGAGAAAAATGAGCTCTGAGAGTTCCGGTGGAAATGCTGTTGTAAGTAAATCGGCCCCCTTTGATGGTGAATCTGACAAAGTCAGTGCCATCAGAGAAGAATACCGGCGTGTTCTTGGAAAAACCGAGGGCATGCAGCGGGGATTTACATCGGGAACCTGTGCCCTGGCGGCCTCAAAAGCGGCACTGCTGCTTTTGACAGGAGAGCTCTCCCCGGAAGATGAAGAGGAAACAGTTGAGGTCGTTCTAAAAAAAAATATCAGACTTGTTCTGCCTGTTTTTAAACTGGAACTGGAAAATGGGCAGGCATCGGTAAGTATCATTAAGGACAGCGGTGACGACGATGATGTCTGTCACGCCAAGGAGTTTTCAGCGTCCCTCAGCTGGTCTGATAAACCTGGAATAGAGATCCGCGGAGGCCGGGGGGTCGGCAAGGCGACACGTCCGGGTCTTCCGGTTAAGCCCGGGGAGTGGGCTGTTAATCCGGGACCCAGAAAGATGATCAATGACAATCTCTCCCCCCTTATTCCCGCCGGGAAAGGGCTTGAAATAGTACTGTCAGTGCCTGAAGGGGAAGGACTTGCCAGACAGACATGGAATCCCCGGATCGGTATAGAAGGGGGAATCTCCATTATCGGTACAAGCGGTGTTATCGAACCACGCTCTGCATCAGCATATAAGGCCTCCATTGCCCTTGTTGCTAAAAGTCGTAAAGCACTTGGAGAAAACAATTTATATATTACACCGGGTTATGTGGGAGACGGTTTTTACCAGAAGCAGTTCTCCCTTGTGGAAGATGAAATCCTCCGCTTTGGTGATCATGCGGGTTTCGCCCTGAATCAGGGTCCCTCAAAGGGATTTAAGCATGTCCATCTGGCAGCCCACATAGGAAAAATGTCCAAAATTGCTGCGGGTCTTTTCAATACTCACTGTAAAACAGGTGATGCACGTCTTGAGACTGTTGCAGCCCTCGCAGGAGCAGCAGGAGCCGACAGGGAGCAGATCAGGACTATTCTTGAAATGAAAATGGCCGAAGAGGCAGTCTCATTTTTACAGGATGCCCGACTGGAAGAGACTTTTGAACTGATGGCTCTGCGTACTGAACAAAGAATAAAAGCACTTTGGCAGAAGGATTACGACACTCTGCCTGAATTGCATCTCTATATACTGGACCTGGAAGGAAATCTGCTGGGTACCAACTTTCCTGGAGGAAACAAATGATTTATCTGATTGGAATGGGACCTGGAGGAGAGGAATATCTCACCCCCCTGTCCCGTCAGATCATACAGGAGGCCGACAGAGTCTACGCCTTTCCTAAACATATTGAAATGCTTGGACTCAGTCCCGAAAGTTCAGAATCAATTCAGGGGGAAATCCCCGGTCTGCCCGAAAGGCTGGGCAAGATGGATCAGAATTTGAGACTTGCAGTACTTGTGTCCGGTAATCCCCAGGTATTCAGCCTGAGCCGCCGTTTTATCAGGGAACTGCCCAGGGAGAGATGGACTCTTGTACCTGGAATCGGCAGCGATCAGGTCATGGGTACAGCAATGGGTCTGCAGACTCCTCTGCCGGCACTTCAGTCTCTCCACGGTCATCCCGTTGAGAATCTCCTCCCCCAGCTCTATAAGCAGGAGTCCGCTTTCATCTATACGGATTCTGAAAATAATCCTCGCAGTATTGCTTCTTACATGGCTGAGAATCAGTTTAGAAACTGGCGCTTTACGGTGGGACAGAACCTGGGTACTGCAGATCAAAGCATTGAAGAATGGTCTCTGGAGGATCTGCTTAAAGAGCCTGAGGATAAAGACTGGGGTCTCAATCTTCTCTATATCGCTCCTCTGGAGGAGTCGCTCCGAAGAAAAGGATATTTATACGGCATTGGAATCGGCCCCGGTGACCCTGAATTGATTTCATTGAAGGCCATGCGCATCCTGAAGCAGTCAGATGTGATTCTGGCACCCCGCTCTTCCTGGAAGAAGGGCTCCATAGCCAGAGAAATTCTGGAACAGGCCGCCGGTAAAGATCTTCCCTTTCAGGAGATGATCTATCCCATGTCCGAAGACCGGGGAACACTGGATGAAC
Above is a window of Oceanispirochaeta sp. M1 DNA encoding:
- a CDS encoding class I SAM-dependent methyltransferase — protein: MNILNKACNYEFLDCGSTRRLERIGDKIFIRQAPQADFKPLFPELWKTAHFSYDKDASPVWSGSSEGAPIPDFQYRTLKMEMRLSENGQIGIYPEQKDNWDWLYDHLSADRSPQRIFNGFAYTGASSLVCASAAAQAEVCHLDASKSAVNWARVNREKSGLPEDAVRFIVDDISVFLEREKRRGNSYSGMILDPPAFGRAKGGKTWILKRDLPKLMNLCKDVLDDDPRFFLLSCHDPEFSKQDLAGLTASVLGVGESDIETLDLTLPSEKGNPMPNGIAARWYKC
- a CDS encoding ABC transporter ATP-binding protein, whose protein sequence is MSLQVKGLSFHYKRGPQVLDDISLELQPGKLSALIGQNGSGKTTVLKCINGILNPSSGTMEFGGQSLSSMSLKERARLMSYVPQSIPSSMQFRVFDVVLMGRRPYLQWGVSQKDRSKVFSVLDQMGLEDLCFRPYDELSGGQKQKVLIARALVQEPSILMMDEPTSNLDLRHQLDVLELLKKIAAEKGISVLLSAHDLNLVMNFADRLEMLKNGHICHSGAVEEVLSSDNIRDVFDVETHVGQHKGTSFVLLNRTAQ
- a CDS encoding iron ABC transporter permease encodes the protein MILISALKSGKRRRKSLFTPESGLEQQYRQIVFRKVFFLIAAVILLFVLTLYSLSHGAASISVSEALGALFNPESNDSFIKTVIWEIRLPRVCAALLAGAGLGLAGAVMQGILRNPLASPFTLGISSAAGFGASLAIVLGIGIGSNSHLIIISNAFIFALAAFVLVFFLARVRGLSPETLILSGIAVMYLFSSMTSFLQYIATAEQLSAVVFWMMGSLSGSSWLQVSVMGVVFLISSPLLMLSAWDFNAMASGSDSALTMGINVNRVTVVSMVISALLTASIISFTGVIGFIGLVAPHMTRMLTGGDHRFLLPSSSISGALLLLAADTLSRNLIPPSEIPLGIMTSFIGVPFFIYILLTRRKGSIS
- a CDS encoding ABC transporter substrate-binding protein; the encoded protein is MTKVLKQLILICLSMIIIFPAAAMGVKDTVNDIEVEKEIPETVYIEDSMGNQVPLPAGTDRIICTNSGLSVLLAALGKGDSIVGRDSNSTFPSYLKDIYVVAENSSRPNIELILEKHPDLILADNMMPETAFNKFRSLGIPVAIFKTSDPRAFEHTILNVGALTGSSVQAKRMVDDMITREKKITDIVARAQAAQNSGVRVFYENRKPYSSVSARSGNHIPLAAAGGINIAADEPVSSPHLSIEYVLEQNPDVIIRRMSGDGSVEDMQVMLDLLVNRTGIGRVNAVVNNRVHIMKSDLTLLLRYPAALAYMASWFYPDYADEIDPEGVHKNIIDTYFGSEEWEKTKEIFVYP
- a CDS encoding sirohydrochlorin cobaltochelatase, whose translation is MKKSLNTLLAAAVLLSIVSCAGTAGVKSDSAKSQDKPAILLAAFGSSYESGQNNLEDLDTAYRQAFPDNDIYWAFTASFIVKKLRKAGQTTIFAREASFYTMDEAMDMFRENNIRDVAVQTVMVMVGAEYREVINTRTEGLNVKYGHSLFFNPEDIQNTASALSGEFGDSDTFTILSAHGNDHHPEFNSELIQMDDYLSQNYDHVRVATVEGSPLFGDELILQVEASGAKKVKFIPLMLTYGDHITNDVMGDEEDSWKTILGMEASAADGMASNPAIQEIYIGNTKRILSQF
- a CDS encoding cob(I)yrinic acid a,c-diamide adenosyltransferase: MEAYVQVYTGDGKGKTTASLGLTLRALGAGYSVFFGQFLKNGDYSEIKMLRKMKTVLEEGQILELEQYGEPRFIKQKPRQEDIESALKGWESIKKALHSGIYDLVIAEEINVALHLGMIPLEEVLEEIKNKECSVEFVLTGRYAHDDICEAADLVSEIQEVKHYYQAGVTARVGIEK
- a CDS encoding cobyrinate a,c-diamide synthase, which gives rise to MKNKTDSPPATMKGFMVAGTHSGCGKSTVAMGLNRLLSRQGYRLQPWKCGPDYIDPGFHSIAAGRNCRNLDTRLMNINVIKELFSYHGGSSDFSLVEGVMGYYDGDSGRFIEGSSYHLSKVLGLPVFLVLDVRAMAQSAGALAAGFSTYRDDAPIAGFILNRTGSERHSGMVRDAVEEATGKPVIGCLPRQDDISLPERHLGLVLAEEQRDDLCETLDKIADSLEKNLDMEKLLSLSFIRSTASDSIVSGRENKPVYLPGISKKSDNPVIAVAKDKAFAFYYQDNLDLLENRGARLAYFSPVSDKSLPQGTAAVYFGGGYPELFARELSENKDMLGSVRQAASEGMPIYGECGGYMYLAESLRCRDGSLWPMAGLLPGKISMSGGLRALGYGDVRWLRDTFLADKGTVIPGHLFHWSSLEEELKEELKEEALFEMDRRGSLMNEGFMQKNVLASYVHFHFASRPDLALRFVEAAQSYSKKNKLS
- a CDS encoding precorrin-8X methylmutase, whose protein sequence is MSQNTDNKIRDRQYIEPAEIYRRSFSLIRDAFGERWPEGPEQEIIKRIAHTTADVDYALTFQLSDDALEKGVQAIRAGKGIVTDVSMVTAGIRKEAPARFGCEIRCLLYNEGIAEEAAKRGTTKAAVAIGKAAPYYDGGIVAIGNAPTALFELIDLIKAGKAAPALIVGVPVGFVGAAESKKELIESGIPFISNPCKRGGSPIAATIVNGLFTLAEKNEL
- the cbiD gene encoding cobalt-precorrin-5B (C(1))-methyltransferase CbiD yields the protein MSSESSGGNAVVSKSAPFDGESDKVSAIREEYRRVLGKTEGMQRGFTSGTCALAASKAALLLLTGELSPEDEEETVEVVLKKNIRLVLPVFKLELENGQASVSIIKDSGDDDDVCHAKEFSASLSWSDKPGIEIRGGRGVGKATRPGLPVKPGEWAVNPGPRKMINDNLSPLIPAGKGLEIVLSVPEGEGLARQTWNPRIGIEGGISIIGTSGVIEPRSASAYKASIALVAKSRKALGENNLYITPGYVGDGFYQKQFSLVEDEILRFGDHAGFALNQGPSKGFKHVHLAAHIGKMSKIAAGLFNTHCKTGDARLETVAALAGAAGADREQIRTILEMKMAEEAVSFLQDARLEETFELMALRTEQRIKALWQKDYDTLPELHLYILDLEGNLLGTNFPGGNK
- the cobI gene encoding precorrin-2 C(20)-methyltransferase, with translation MIYLIGMGPGGEEYLTPLSRQIIQEADRVYAFPKHIEMLGLSPESSESIQGEIPGLPERLGKMDQNLRLAVLVSGNPQVFSLSRRFIRELPRERWTLVPGIGSDQVMGTAMGLQTPLPALQSLHGHPVENLLPQLYKQESAFIYTDSENNPRSIASYMAENQFRNWRFTVGQNLGTADQSIEEWSLEDLLKEPEDKDWGLNLLYIAPLEESLRRKGYLYGIGIGPGDPELISLKAMRILKQSDVILAPRSSWKKGSIAREILEQAAGKDLPFQEMIYPMSEDRGTLDEHWATAAGECEVLLKEGKQVSFITLGDPSLFSTFSYLCEALDKIMPEAAWEIIPGISSIQLAAARLGLPLALGKDKCCIMPTPDNMEDLKPLLEIHESIVLMKVGKRLEDLKEFLKRENLAEKAAFIRRAGFREEYKAYDMNELDESRDGYLSIVMIRPGRNR